The following are encoded together in the Parabacteroides chongii genome:
- a CDS encoding helix-turn-helix domain-containing protein: MENNIKSWSDIKDSVYGEIGTQRRDELEREFESLKIGLLLRQAREKKAITQEELGALVNKKRSYISRVENDASNITLKTLFDIVEKGLGAKLHLEIVF; encoded by the coding sequence ATGGAAAATAATATAAAATCATGGAGCGATATTAAGGATAGTGTTTATGGTGAAATCGGAACACAACGCAGAGACGAACTTGAAAGAGAGTTTGAATCCTTAAAAATCGGATTGCTACTTCGCCAGGCTCGCGAAAAGAAAGCAATAACGCAGGAAGAATTAGGTGCACTTGTGAATAAAAAGCGTTCATATATTTCAAGAGTTGAAAATGATGCGAGTAATATCACCCTGAAAACACTTTTCGATATTGTAGAGAAAGGTTTAGGAGCTAAACTTCATCTTGAAATAGTCTTTTGA
- a CDS encoding sensor histidine kinase, protein MKTETTTHTHISPPFKGMGSIIHIAAWGILFGLPFFFTGRESQELTVISYLRSVIVPLSFMMVFYVNYFLLVNRYLFSRHGWKFFLSNVLLIAFAMLAVHLLMQLLPPPEIHRPHRPERELQEIIGFFLVNAMLYALVAGLSVAIKMTSGWYQVESMRRELEKSRAEAELQNLKSQLNPHFLFNTLNNIYSLIAFSPERAQEAVHDLSRLLRYVLYDSSQPHVLLESELDFIRNYVELMRIRLPEHVELKTEISAAKPDAMIAPLLFISLIENAFKHGVSNSQPSFIHLDIHQNGDLVVCILKNSYFPKDAEQDKSGSGIGIKNLRKRLELIYPNKHIFSCGVDGDSYHSMLEIQIN, encoded by the coding sequence ATGAAAACAGAAACGACAACACATACGCATATATCTCCCCCTTTCAAGGGAATGGGCAGCATTATCCATATTGCTGCCTGGGGGATTTTGTTCGGCCTGCCGTTCTTCTTTACGGGCAGGGAATCACAGGAACTGACGGTGATCAGCTATCTGCGCTCCGTCATCGTTCCGCTTTCGTTCATGATGGTTTTCTATGTGAACTATTTCCTGTTGGTAAACCGTTATCTGTTTTCACGCCACGGATGGAAGTTCTTCCTCAGCAACGTCCTGCTGATCGCCTTTGCGATGCTGGCGGTACATCTGTTGATGCAACTGCTTCCGCCGCCAGAGATACACCGCCCGCACCGTCCGGAAAGGGAGTTGCAGGAGATCATCGGCTTCTTCCTCGTCAATGCCATGCTGTATGCACTGGTGGCAGGACTGAGTGTCGCCATCAAGATGACAAGCGGCTGGTATCAGGTAGAATCCATGCGCCGCGAACTGGAGAAGAGCCGGGCGGAAGCCGAACTTCAGAACCTGAAAAGCCAGCTGAACCCGCATTTCCTGTTCAACACGCTCAACAATATCTACAGCCTGATCGCTTTCAGTCCCGAACGAGCACAAGAAGCAGTCCACGACCTAAGTCGCCTGCTGCGTTACGTCCTTTACGACAGTAGCCAGCCGCACGTCTTGCTGGAAAGCGAACTGGATTTTATCCGCAACTATGTAGAACTGATGCGCATCCGCCTGCCGGAGCATGTGGAACTGAAAACGGAGATATCTGCCGCCAAACCGGATGCCATGATCGCCCCCTTGTTGTTCATCTCCCTGATCGAGAATGCCTTCAAACATGGCGTCAGCAACAGCCAGCCCTCGTTCATCCATCTGGATATACACCAGAACGGCGACCTGGTTGTCTGCATCCTGAAAAACAGTTATTTCCCCAAAGATGCGGAACAGGACAAGAGCGGTTCGGGAATCGGCATCAAGAACCTGCGCAAACGGCTTGAATTAATTTATCCGAACAAACATATTTTCTCATGCGGTGTAGACGGTGACAGTTATCATAGCATGCTGGAAATACAAATCAATTGA
- a CDS encoding AI-2E family transporter — MNSLFERPFTFDRVTRIVFSIVIIGALLYLITILRTALLPFLIAWLLAYMMQPFVKFFQYKLKLKSRILAIIAVIICASLVIGTAAALVVPSIAQEAERTLSLMRTHNPGEGHIPLIPESWITYLETNVDINQLMELLSRENIQNAIKQLAPKVWNILSNTFSILFSITIIFVILLYFIFILLDYEKIANGWINLIPAHIRPFAKGLADDVEQSMNRYFRGQSLIALCVGVLLAIGFKIVGFPLGVTLGLLIGVLNLIPYLQTIGLIPMIILSLLKSAETGQNFWIIFGSGLLILGIVQCIQDLYLTPRIMGKAMGLNPAIILLSLSIWGTLLGFIGLIIALPLTTLCLSYYKRFILLEGDIIPPPPADIQPEKKEKK; from the coding sequence ATGAACTCATTATTTGAAAGGCCATTTACATTCGACCGTGTCACACGTATCGTATTCAGTATCGTCATCATCGGCGCATTGCTCTATCTGATCACCATACTGCGGACCGCGTTGCTTCCCTTCCTGATCGCATGGTTGCTGGCTTATATGATGCAACCTTTCGTGAAGTTTTTCCAATACAAGCTGAAGCTGAAAAGCCGTATCCTGGCTATCATAGCCGTGATCATCTGCGCTTCGCTCGTTATCGGTACGGCAGCTGCACTGGTTGTTCCCTCCATCGCCCAGGAAGCCGAGAGAACTCTCAGCCTGATGCGTACGCACAATCCGGGTGAAGGACATATCCCGTTGATCCCCGAGTCCTGGATCACGTATCTGGAAACCAATGTGGACATCAACCAGCTGATGGAGCTTCTCAGCCGCGAGAACATACAGAATGCCATCAAGCAGCTGGCTCCCAAAGTATGGAATATCCTGTCGAACACTTTCTCCATCCTTTTCAGCATAACGATTATCTTTGTGATCCTGTTATATTTCATTTTCATCCTGCTGGATTACGAGAAGATAGCCAACGGATGGATCAACCTGATCCCGGCGCATATCCGTCCTTTCGCCAAAGGGCTTGCCGACGACGTGGAGCAGAGCATGAACCGCTACTTCCGCGGCCAGTCGCTGATCGCATTGTGTGTCGGTGTCCTGCTGGCTATCGGATTCAAGATTGTAGGTTTCCCGTTGGGGGTCACACTCGGGCTGCTTATCGGAGTACTTAACCTGATCCCTTACCTGCAAACGATCGGACTGATCCCGATGATTATCCTCAGCTTACTGAAGTCGGCAGAGACAGGACAAAATTTCTGGATCATTTTCGGATCGGGATTGCTGATACTCGGAATTGTCCAGTGCATCCAGGATTTATACCTTACGCCCCGTATCATGGGAAAAGCGATGGGCCTGAATCCTGCCATCATTCTTCTTTCTTTATCCATTTGGGGAACTTTACTCGGATTTATCGGATTGATCATCGCATTACCGCTTACGACACTCTGTCTCTCTTATTATAAGCGTTTTATCTTGCTGGAAGGGGATATTATTCCTCCTCCGCCAGCCGATATTCAACCGGAGAAGAAAGAAAAAAAGTAA
- a CDS encoding VapE domain-containing protein — translation MIEATLFTSFRYCQGNKPLIEILYDIRDGKYETTVSLHQAALKAGDRATADRIKRSLNAFTVSATYRNVRKETDITRYNPLLILDIDHQPVETIARLRATINESVYTVASFLSPGGQGLKIITWSAVNIELLPKNHRIIYNTVKVWYEQLLGVEIDASGSDVGRLCFVSSDPSLYISPRFDDWQDAGEALPDDLPLLPPRGQEAKLPKPARTAIGLFEKARKQLDKQERYEEGNRNNYVYHYACLCNRLGVPEQRLADYCGENFTDLSAEEVLSAITSAYSHKEEHNTNSKKANGKKVECIQEYLSKHFYLRKNVVRNLVEYRDKRAKSQKYHPVTDYWENTVWCNLQLSGIFCKISELRSVIHSGFSKEFDPFKSYFSKLPAWDGETDHIAWLASTVSTTRPEYWLTCLRKWLVAAVACAIDTNMENHTVLLLSGGQGLGKTTWCRNLVPPELREYTYSGNLDPSSKDASLLLSDCFLILLDELSGQSSMELNRLKAMITKNYVHERRAYAHNSETYERRASFAATVNDSQVLSDRTGSRRFLCFEAARIDYLSPVDYKNVYAQALALYKDGFKCWFSDTDITEINANNEPFQQSSPEEELFYTYFRKPRRFEAFLQLSSSEILAKIAEKTRMPITKINVVNLGKMLKRAGFEHFVRNGKRLFTVIELTFDEVKSIQQGISSYEIGVDEPVDKQYEHADNEPGKENENPQISLPF, via the coding sequence ATGATAGAAGCAACTCTTTTCACTAGTTTCAGGTATTGTCAGGGTAACAAGCCGCTTATCGAGATTCTCTACGACATCCGTGACGGAAAGTATGAAACAACTGTCAGCCTGCACCAAGCTGCGTTGAAAGCAGGCGACCGGGCTACCGCCGACCGGATCAAACGTTCGCTCAACGCTTTTACCGTCTCCGCTACCTATCGGAATGTACGTAAGGAAACTGATATCACCCGCTACAATCCGCTTTTGATCCTTGATATCGACCATCAGCCGGTGGAGACCATCGCTCGCCTGCGCGCGACGATCAATGAGTCTGTCTATACAGTTGCCAGCTTTCTGAGTCCCGGCGGACAAGGGCTGAAAATTATCACCTGGTCAGCCGTGAATATCGAACTGCTCCCGAAGAACCACCGGATCATTTACAATACGGTCAAGGTTTGGTACGAACAACTGCTTGGTGTGGAGATCGATGCTTCGGGAAGCGACGTGGGCCGCCTCTGCTTCGTATCCAGTGATCCGTCGCTTTATATCTCTCCCCGTTTCGACGACTGGCAGGATGCCGGCGAAGCGTTGCCCGACGACCTGCCGCTGCTGCCTCCCCGAGGGCAGGAAGCGAAACTCCCGAAGCCTGCCCGTACTGCCATCGGTTTGTTTGAAAAGGCACGTAAGCAACTCGACAAACAGGAACGGTATGAGGAAGGCAATCGCAACAACTACGTCTATCATTACGCTTGTCTCTGTAACCGCCTGGGAGTACCCGAGCAACGGCTGGCAGACTATTGCGGGGAAAACTTCACCGATCTTTCCGCCGAAGAAGTACTCAGCGCGATAACAAGTGCCTATAGTCACAAAGAGGAACACAATACCAATTCGAAAAAAGCAAACGGGAAGAAAGTAGAGTGTATCCAGGAATATCTGTCAAAGCATTTCTACCTGCGGAAGAATGTCGTCCGTAACCTGGTGGAATATCGCGATAAAAGAGCCAAAAGCCAGAAATACCATCCGGTCACCGATTACTGGGAAAACACGGTCTGGTGCAACCTTCAGCTGAGCGGTATCTTCTGTAAAATCTCGGAGTTGCGTTCGGTGATCCATTCCGGTTTCAGTAAAGAGTTCGATCCTTTCAAATCCTATTTCAGCAAGCTGCCCGCCTGGGACGGGGAGACCGACCATATTGCCTGGCTAGCTTCGACCGTCAGCACCACCCGCCCTGAATACTGGTTGACCTGTCTCCGCAAATGGCTCGTTGCCGCCGTAGCGTGCGCCATAGACACTAATATGGAGAATCATACTGTATTGCTGCTGAGTGGGGGACAGGGATTGGGAAAAACAACCTGGTGCCGTAACCTGGTACCGCCCGAACTGCGCGAGTACACCTATTCCGGTAATCTCGATCCCTCTTCGAAGGATGCTTCCCTGCTTCTGAGTGACTGCTTCCTGATCCTCCTGGACGAGCTTTCGGGACAGAGCAGCATGGAACTGAACCGGCTGAAGGCGATGATCACAAAAAACTATGTGCACGAGCGGCGTGCCTATGCACATAATTCGGAGACCTACGAGCGGCGTGCGTCGTTTGCCGCCACGGTGAATGACAGCCAGGTGTTGAGCGACCGTACCGGTTCGCGTCGTTTCCTTTGTTTCGAAGCGGCGCGGATAGACTATCTGTCTCCTGTCGATTATAAGAACGTGTATGCTCAGGCATTGGCTTTGTATAAGGATGGTTTCAAATGTTGGTTCTCTGACACCGATATTACGGAGATCAATGCAAACAACGAACCTTTCCAGCAGAGTAGTCCGGAAGAAGAGCTGTTCTATACTTATTTTCGTAAACCCCGTCGTTTTGAGGCTTTTTTGCAGTTATCCAGCAGTGAAATCCTGGCTAAAATAGCCGAAAAGACACGTATGCCTATTACAAAAATCAACGTGGTTAACCTCGGGAAAATGCTGAAAAGGGCAGGTTTCGAACATTTTGTTCGTAATGGCAAACGTCTTTTTACTGTCATAGAGCTCACGTTCGACGAAGTGAAATCTATCCAGCAGGGAATCTCTTCCTATGAAATAGGTGTTGATGAACCGGTTGATAAACAATATGAACATGCTGATAATGAACCTGGGAAAGAGAATGAAAATCCGCAAATATCCTTGCCTTTCTAA
- a CDS encoding ABC transporter permease, with translation MNGTNLIKIALRALANNKLRGFLTMLGIIIGVASVITMLAIGQGSKRSIQEQISEMGSNMIMIHPGADVRGGVRQDASAMETLKLEDYQNIVDETRYVSAVSPSVNSSGQAIFGANNAPTTVYGISPDYLEIRRYKVEDGDMFTEQDIQTAAKVCVVGKTVVDNLFTNGESPVGKVIRFQKLPFRIVGVLESKGYNSMGMDQDDLILAPYTTIQKKVLAITHLQGITCSALKEEYTDQAIDEITEILRRNHKLKESDDDDFTIRSQQELSTMLTSTTDMMTVLLAAVAGISLLVGGIGIMNIMYVSVTERTREIGLRMSIGAKGIDILAQFLIESILISVTGGLIGVVLGVGAALVVNGIAHFPIYIQPWSVMLSFAVCTVTGVFFGWYPAKKAAQLDPIEAIRYE, from the coding sequence ATGAACGGAACAAACCTCATAAAAATAGCCCTCCGTGCCCTTGCCAACAACAAGCTACGCGGATTCCTGACGATGCTCGGTATCATCATCGGCGTTGCCTCCGTGATCACGATGCTTGCCATCGGACAAGGATCGAAGCGGAGCATACAGGAACAGATCAGCGAGATGGGCTCGAATATGATCATGATACATCCCGGTGCCGATGTCCGGGGAGGTGTCCGTCAGGATGCTTCCGCTATGGAGACACTGAAGCTGGAAGACTATCAGAACATCGTCGACGAAACCCGTTACGTCTCTGCCGTCTCCCCTTCGGTCAACAGCAGCGGACAAGCCATCTTCGGAGCCAACAACGCCCCGACCACCGTCTACGGTATCAGTCCCGACTATCTCGAAATCCGCCGTTACAAGGTGGAAGACGGCGATATGTTCACCGAACAGGACATCCAGACAGCAGCAAAGGTCTGTGTAGTCGGTAAAACCGTAGTCGACAACCTCTTTACCAACGGCGAAAGCCCCGTCGGCAAAGTCATACGCTTTCAGAAATTACCTTTCCGCATCGTAGGTGTGCTGGAAAGCAAAGGATACAACAGCATGGGAATGGACCAGGACGACCTAATCTTAGCTCCATACACAACTATTCAGAAAAAAGTTCTGGCCATCACCCATCTGCAAGGCATCACCTGTTCGGCCCTCAAAGAGGAATACACCGACCAGGCCATTGACGAGATAACGGAAATACTGCGCCGCAACCATAAGTTGAAGGAAAGTGACGATGATGATTTTACCATCCGTAGTCAGCAGGAGTTAAGCACGATGTTGACAAGTACTACGGACATGATGACCGTGCTGTTGGCGGCTGTGGCGGGTATTTCGTTGCTCGTTGGTGGCATCGGTATTATGAACATCATGTATGTCAGCGTCACGGAGCGTACCCGCGAGATCGGCTTGCGTATGAGTATCGGGGCAAAAGGGATCGACATCCTCGCCCAGTTCCTGATCGAATCCATCCTGATCAGTGTGACCGGCGGACTGATCGGTGTCGTATTGGGTGTAGGAGCCGCCCTGGTGGTGAACGGCATCGCCCACTTCCCGATCTATATCCAACCGTGGAGCGTTATGCTTTCATTCGCTGTCTGTACCGTCACCGGTGTCTTCTTCGGATGGTATCCGGCCAAGAAAGCCGCCCAGCTCGATCCGATCGAAGCAATCCGTTACGAATAA
- the dacB gene encoding D-alanyl-D-alanine carboxypeptidase/D-alanyl-D-alanine endopeptidase: MIKKILCAALLLGCLSQPKAQTPQPVKQLLNAPYMKGATFSIVVKDVQDGKTVYSYDEDRAVSPASVLKTVATATALEILGDDYRYATSLEHDGSIKEGVLNGNLYIRGGGDPSLGSSHFAPDRNRYTPAQNTFIPEWIAALKKAGIRKITGAVVADERIFDTEGASIKWLREDMGNYYAPGSYGLSVFDNMYKLSLKTGAAGTRPEVVGTDPAIPSLRFINYLKASSSDSAYIIGAPLSGERYLQGVVPANRENYVLKGDIPDPALFLAEYLTGCLEREGIVVGKEPTCYRIESEAGRWKTVERKPVVTTYSPTLKEIASVTNHVSHNLFADALVKTVGLQYVPRKNEVISSFGRGVQVVLDHWRKKGLDVYPLRMYDGSGLAPADKVSAEFIADLLVYMATKSEVSEAFFESLPQAGVEGSVRNLLKGSKLQGKARLKSGGITGVRSYAGYIDKDGKRYAVAVFSNNYSCSMGQMTKGLEKLLLQLF, encoded by the coding sequence ATGATAAAGAAAATATTATGTGCAGCTTTGCTGTTAGGCTGCCTTTCACAGCCGAAGGCACAGACTCCCCAACCTGTAAAACAATTGCTGAATGCCCCTTATATGAAGGGGGCGACCTTCTCCATTGTGGTGAAAGACGTGCAGGATGGAAAAACGGTTTACAGCTATGACGAGGATCGTGCCGTTTCTCCGGCTTCTGTTCTGAAAACGGTCGCGACGGCTACGGCTCTCGAAATATTGGGAGACGATTATCGGTATGCTACGTCGCTGGAGCATGACGGGAGTATCAAAGAGGGTGTCCTGAACGGAAATCTGTATATCAGGGGAGGCGGTGACCCGTCGCTGGGGTCGTCGCATTTCGCTCCCGACAGGAATCGTTATACGCCCGCACAGAATACCTTTATTCCCGAATGGATAGCGGCGCTGAAGAAGGCGGGTATCCGGAAGATCACCGGGGCGGTGGTGGCCGACGAACGTATTTTCGATACGGAGGGTGCATCTATCAAATGGCTGCGGGAAGATATGGGGAATTATTATGCACCGGGAAGCTACGGGCTTTCGGTGTTCGACAATATGTATAAGTTGTCCCTGAAGACGGGGGCTGCCGGAACTCGTCCGGAGGTTGTTGGGACTGATCCGGCAATTCCTTCCCTGCGGTTTATCAATTATCTGAAAGCGTCGTCGTCTGATAGTGCTTATATAATCGGTGCCCCGTTGTCCGGCGAGCGTTATTTACAGGGTGTTGTTCCTGCTAACCGCGAGAATTATGTGTTGAAAGGCGATATTCCCGATCCGGCTTTGTTTCTGGCGGAATATCTGACCGGTTGCCTTGAGCGCGAAGGTATTGTGGTAGGAAAGGAGCCGACTTGTTACCGGATCGAATCGGAAGCCGGGCGGTGGAAAACGGTCGAGAGGAAGCCGGTTGTAACGACTTATTCGCCGACATTGAAAGAGATTGCGAGCGTGACGAATCATGTCAGTCATAATTTGTTTGCGGATGCGCTGGTGAAAACGGTCGGTCTGCAATATGTTCCCCGGAAAAACGAGGTGATCTCTTCTTTCGGACGGGGCGTGCAGGTGGTACTCGATCATTGGAGGAAGAAGGGGCTGGATGTGTATCCGTTGCGGATGTATGACGGCAGCGGACTGGCTCCGGCCGATAAGGTATCGGCTGAGTTTATTGCTGATCTACTGGTGTATATGGCGACGAAATCGGAGGTTTCCGAAGCTTTCTTCGAGTCATTGCCGCAGGCGGGTGTGGAAGGCTCGGTCCGCAACCTGTTGAAAGGAAGCAAGTTGCAAGGGAAAGCTCGTTTGAAGAGTGGCGGGATAACGGGAGTACGTAGTTATGCCGGGTATATAGACAAAGACGGTAAACGCTATGCTGTTGCCGTTTTCTCCAATAATTATTCCTGTAGCATGGGGCAGATGACGAAGGGGCTGGAAAAGTTGCTGTTGCAACTTTTCTAG
- a CDS encoding LytR/AlgR family response regulator transcription factor, producing the protein MKLTCAIIDDEPLAISLLESYVNKTPFLELAGKYNSAVNALPMLTKEPVDLLFLDIQMPELNGMEFSRILEAETRIIFTTAFSQYALDSYKVNALDYLLKPISYADFLKSANKALQWYELLREGKEGKADPGKNDQPTAPAVQSQTSIESIFIKTEYKLVQVELRKILYIEGLKDYVKIFIEGEPHPILSLMSMKSLEDMLPTNRFIRVHRSFIVQPEKIKVIERNRIVFGKEYIPISDNYKQKFMEFLAQRSLLP; encoded by the coding sequence ATGAAACTGACTTGTGCAATCATCGACGACGAGCCTTTGGCAATCAGCCTACTGGAAAGTTATGTCAACAAGACCCCGTTCCTGGAACTTGCCGGGAAATACAACAGTGCGGTCAATGCCCTGCCCATGCTCACCAAAGAGCCTGTCGACCTCCTGTTCCTGGACATCCAGATGCCCGAACTCAACGGCATGGAATTTTCCCGCATACTGGAAGCCGAGACACGGATCATCTTCACAACGGCTTTCAGCCAATATGCACTCGACAGTTACAAGGTAAACGCTCTCGATTACCTGCTGAAACCGATCAGTTATGCCGACTTCCTGAAATCGGCCAACAAGGCGCTGCAATGGTACGAACTGTTGCGGGAAGGGAAAGAGGGGAAAGCCGATCCCGGGAAAAACGACCAGCCGACCGCCCCGGCAGTACAATCCCAGACATCGATCGAAAGCATTTTTATCAAGACAGAATACAAACTGGTGCAGGTCGAACTCCGCAAGATATTATACATCGAAGGACTGAAAGATTATGTCAAAATATTTATCGAAGGCGAACCGCATCCGATCCTCTCGCTGATGAGCATGAAAAGCCTGGAAGACATGCTGCCGACCAACCGCTTCATCCGTGTACACCGTTCCTTCATCGTCCAGCCGGAAAAGATCAAAGTGATCGAACGCAACCGCATCGTCTTTGGCAAAGAATATATCCCTATCTCCGACAACTACAAACAGAAGTTCATGGAGTTTCTGGCACAGAGGTCGCTACTGCCTTAG
- a CDS encoding DUF4248 domain-containing protein, which translates to MEQKTFIIRAYGVGELALLYNPHLSHRGAIMQLWRWINHHGILKEKLTALGYHPGTRCFTPKQVECIVEHLGEP; encoded by the coding sequence ATGGAACAAAAAACATTTATCATCCGGGCATACGGTGTCGGCGAACTAGCCCTACTATACAATCCCCACCTCTCCCATCGCGGAGCCATCATGCAACTTTGGCGCTGGATCAACCATCACGGCATCCTCAAAGAAAAACTAACCGCCCTGGGTTACCATCCGGGAACACGCTGCTTCACCCCTAAACAGGTAGAATGTATTGTGGAACATTTAGGAGAACCTTAA
- a CDS encoding HU family DNA-binding protein, which translates to MAVQYHLVLRKNMSKEVEAGKEKLYYAQTRATRTCGFEELCDLIAESSTASSGDVKVVLDRMVKFATKALERGEVIQLGELGSLQLIMGSKGSETVETFSSTLLKKARLCFRPGTLLRNTTQTAKGERTTINITPPKDDGEDDRPVIE; encoded by the coding sequence ATGGCAGTACAGTATCATTTGGTTCTCAGAAAAAACATGAGTAAAGAAGTAGAAGCAGGTAAGGAAAAGCTTTATTATGCCCAGACACGTGCAACGCGCACCTGTGGCTTTGAAGAATTATGCGATCTGATTGCGGAGAGTTCAACGGCATCGAGCGGTGATGTCAAAGTGGTTCTCGACCGCATGGTTAAATTTGCAACGAAGGCACTCGAACGTGGTGAAGTGATACAGCTTGGGGAACTCGGTAGTTTGCAGCTGATTATGGGGAGTAAGGGTAGTGAGACTGTGGAAACTTTCTCTTCAACCTTGCTGAAGAAAGCACGTTTATGTTTCCGTCCCGGTACCCTTTTGCGGAACACGACGCAAACAGCAAAAGGAGAGCGAACAACTATCAATATCACACCGCCCAAAGACGACGGTGAGGACGATCGCCCGGTAATCGAATAG